One genomic segment of Camelina sativa cultivar DH55 unplaced genomic scaffold, Cs unpScaffold00535, whole genome shotgun sequence includes these proteins:
- the LOC104773421 gene encoding uncharacterized protein At1g21580-like isoform X4: MDSSSHYNHTYDPWNSPYSPHLHPPSAPLLPPPPPLPPPPPPTRQSHPDSPNFYALSTTQSNGQRQDYHHQQYSHHRQDLPPNPAPSSYYSHHPPPPPPLQQQNQPPPLQQQQQHPQYIPQQVSYEPQRISQPLSSSIQCTESRDIAAQSDWARFNEKRHDSWTVDASQGRIRVDDGPIGRNYQYDYSRSSRDYSGVGSNRDLDGSSRSNDEFRNLGYVRKESGSTRIEGNYQDRGQLKSESGRYFRGLDERNRVLPPSVGYGSERHGVSVTVSRNMTRSSASHEGARNLRWDEARNGGRTLYPRRKDDYYHSEREQYVDRGRREESNELNRTPRKQTQKKSALLRLETPRSYQNSRENDWSRQHNHHNGKRFNSNSYRGKEHLGHSDRGLVEKQRGRTPVDLDVSFKSKVLVAKPVASPTNAGIRSGTSVTPRSSKARRALLSDKNEKASLTEGNGMLKTHLSFEASVSEGYRQSTRQTTASEIEKEPDNHSVLPSSDSGGKLNKVRFVDGVVQDSKVKISGTDPEASAHGSEAKIRSNVHAAEKASSYFETLKVEAKDDINGKHDSNIEACSTVADVIDNQSTMKSHEDVLDRTSTGCNSGEALISKVMEKDEIMKTKTLINMSPVKVKVPVSWPTAVDLSGCSEGEIHFAGKPMCSVGSQHCEDEDMDCIPSRNLQMMEVNTGYEVRKPISSSDGSLGYQEKDFQNSSVNASTYFNREDPVGQVLAKSDVGGIEVDNKMINKNVNSLSPENDSSRGLHMGLVSPATLGNANVSIDLANANNSSSGDLANANSCTVGTLINTMVESPDMSVDSEMESKDPRHCEKSANLSVENVSRKKNMETTPLNIAAEMVDYMDSDEGKQMCVNDSSSLTKFTVKGSSNVLPVEKTDGCSHSDESDLAMAVPSEVCVENVSTERLVRGEDLVSKTHHPPEIPSVDQFNDTDSRDLKDCLSEPNVSLSKDLTDCASESLVERGVSQSAATFCDKLPSLSAFITETNPAVGMNGMSGNETVADTESTLQEIQPCTTVCKLFPEDRLECGSSGAIGSVRNLSADKNLEKDLSKVSSCLVSDSSVSPCDISPLEVVNDHIQNKTSFQANYSDSQGAIMHKENDCAESIEVEEKAKTSGGTSKYSTPGTNIIAGSGDSVLSCDSLSSSSRRNFRQIRSEVHVVDANSKDKEKPKPSGRTSKYKTSGTDIVAVRRDSVFPCDSLPSSPRLCRKLRSEIHVASMVDETSKHRTPGTDIIAGSGDSVFPSNETSKGKESQKGDSLLDSLQEQIMTSHEVTQPTQPGSSSAHFDLVMKTNGDPIEKLTDITSNVGSQENDSLNSAKTGIFDGEALSSDGKVSGTEVPGDSGVRVSRSYSHADVKFALTHVKDHVVSVPHRDFQSKTSMSSKHEIEKRKKKSNYSTQKRVPSSLPFVSETKKTANPPIHTTKRHTWHRKSETSPSSFVAAKPLSSTLPTKQIFPKVTAQSSSSYVRKGNSLLRKPPHGSPAVALGMPSSAIQLNNFTVEDKSTGSSSMVDVDNISSLVNNGKILTLEKQSKPPSDSSTSKVSNAIVTSSGKCALSCSMDHLTTGLPESIMDSATSGEANVPLSGGDIFKTSDTLIQTGYASDCQQKRNPPNLDSLNLKQMVYVKRKANQLVAASDIHGVSLNQISPSDGYFKRSKNQLVRNSESFVNQSLSLPDDALDTRSAANMVSERSSSSAFSDSAGMRPFKQSKFSLVWTQNDQQPRKPIAHMRYQKILPQLVPWKRVTYWKRLMNSVSAYRNGSFSNISQKLSMMRKRHTVYTRSTNGYSLRKSKVLSIGGSHLKWSKSIERVSRKANEEATLAVAAFSKKESEKNSDTRTTSRNHLARERVFRFGSLRYKMDSSRRTLQRISDVDLPCAGTSEKGKGVKRPFIPKRLVIGNEEYVRFGNGNQLVRDPKKRIRVLANEKVRWSLHNVRLRSAKKKKYCQFFTRFGKCNKDDGKCPYVHDSSKIAVCTKFLNGLCANANCKLTHKVIPERMPDCSYFLQGLCNNEACPYRHVHVNPTAAICDGFLKGYCSDGDECRKKHSYICPVFEATGSCSKGSKCKLHHPKLQSKERKRKRPSEPSQKNARGRYFGSLHNVLSESEPMVFDRCSTDSEVFGMEGLDFIALGNTEYEASDNSDPATEQSISRDSDSPISIYNLIRPVALMQ; this comes from the exons atggattcttcttctcattaCAATCATACCTACGATCCATGGAATTCTCCTTACTCTCCTCACCTTCATCCTCCTTCTGCTCCTCTTCTTCCGCCGCCACCGCCgttacctcctcctcctcctcctactcgTCAATCTCATCCCGATAGCCCTAATTTTTATGCTCTATCAACAACCCAGAGCAATGGTCAACGTCAGGATTACCACCACCAACAATACTCTCATCATCGCCAAGATCTTCCTCCTAATCCGGCGCCTTCTTCTTATTACTCTCACcatccgccgccgccgccgccgcttCAGCAGCAAAATCAGCCACCACCGTtacagcaacagcaacagcatcctcaatACATTCCTCAGCAAGTTAGCTATGAGCCTCAAAGGATATCGCAGCCGTTGTCATCCAGTATCCAGTGTACGGAATCGCGAGATATTGCTGCTCAGTCTGATTGGGCTCGGTTCAATGAAAAAAGGCATGATTCATGGACAGTGGATGCTTCTCAGGGTCGAATCCGAGTGGATGATGGTCCAATAGGCCGTAACTATCAGTATGACTATAGCCGCTCGTCCAGGGATTATTCCGGTGTTGGCAGTAATCGTGATTTAGATGGTAGTTCTAGGTCTAACGATGAGTTTCGTAATCTTGGATATGTTAGAAAAGAATCTGGATCCACAAGGATAGAGGGTAATTATCAAGACCGTGGTCAGTTGAAATCAGAATCCGGTAGATATTTTAGGGGTTTAGATGAGAGAAATAGGGTTTTACCTCCAAGTGTTGGTTATGGCAGTGAACGACATGGTGTTAGTGTTACAGTCAGTCGCAATATGACTAGGTCATCCGCAAGTCATGAGGGGGCTAGAAACCTGAGATGGGATGAAGCGCGTAATGGAGGCAGGACTCTGTATCCCCGGAGAAAAGATGATTATTATCATTCTGAGAGAGAACAATATGTTGACCgtggaagaagagaggagagcaATGAGTTAAATCGAACACCCAGGAAACAAACCCAGAAGAAGAGTGCTCTTCTAAGGCTTGAAACTCCAAGATCGTATCAAAACAGCAGAGAGAATGATTGGTCTCGGCAACATAATCATCATAATGGGAAAAGGTTTAACTCTAACTCGTATAGGGGTAAGGAACACTTGGGTCATTCTGATCGTGGGCTGGTGGAGAAGCAAAGAGGGAGAACTCCAGTGGATCTTGATGTTTCATTTAAATCGAAGGTTCTGGTAGCTAAGCCCGTAGCATCACCTACAAATGCAGGTATCCGTTCTGGCACGTCTGTGACACCTAGGTCTAGTAAAGCTAGAAGAGCATTGCTTtctgacaaaaatgaaaaggcTTCATTAACTGAAGGAAATGGAATGTTGAAAACCCATTTGTCATTTGAGGCATCGGTTTCTGAGGGCTATAGACAGTCTACTAGGCAAACTACTGCATCTGAAATTGAAAAAGAGCCTGACAATCACTCAGTTCTGCCTTCCAGTGATTCCGGAGGTAAGCTAAACAAAGTCAGGTTTGTTGATGGTGTCGTTCAGGACAGCAAAGTCAAAATTTCTGGTACAGATCCTGAAGCTTCAGCTCATGGTAGTGAAGCAAAAATTCGTAGTAATGTACATGCTGCAGAAAAGGCCTCTAGTTATTTCGAGACTTTAAAAGTAGAGGCCAAGGATGATATTAATGGGAAACATGATAGCAATATAGAAGCTTGCTCCACTGTGGCAGATGTTATTGATAACCAAAGTACAATGAAGTCCCATGAAGATGTGTTGGACAGAACGAGCACTGGTTGTAATTCAGGTGAAGCTCTCATCTCTAAGGTCATGGAGAAGGATGAAATCATGAAAACAAAGACATTAATTAATATGTCTCCTGTTAAAGTTAAAGTACCTGTATCATGGCCAACAGCCGTTGATCTTTCTGGGTGTTCTGAAGGAGAAATTCATTTTGCTGGTAAGCCTATGTGCAGTGTTGGGTCTCAACATTGTGAAGACGAGGACATGGACTGTATACCATCAAGGAATTTACAAATGATGGAGGTAAATACTGGGTATGAAGTAAGAAAACCTATTAGTTCATCTGATGGATCTTTGGGTTATCAAGAGAAGGATTTTCAGAACTCATCTGTAAATGCATCCACCTATTTTAACAGAGAAGATCCTGTTGGTCAGGTGTTAGCAAAGTCAGATGTTGGTGGTATCGAAGTTGACAACAAGATGatcaataaaaatgtaaattccTTGTCTCCTGAAAATGACTCCTCTAGGGGTCTCCACATGGGTCTGGTTTCCCCTGCCACTCTGGGCAATGCTAATGTTTCGATTGATCTTGCTAATGCCAATAATAGTTCTTCAGGGGACCTCGCTAATGCTAACAGTTGTACTGTTGGGACGCTTATCAATACTATGGTCGAGTCACCTGATATGAGTGTAGATTCCGAGATGGAAAGTAAAGATCCTCGTCACTGCGAAAAGTCAGCTAATTTATCAGTTGAGAATGttagcagaaaaaaaaacatggaaactACGCCTCTTAATATTGCTGCAGAAATGGTTGACTATATGGACAGTGATGAAGGTAAACAGATGTGTGTAAACGACTCTTCATCTCTGACAAAGTTTACGGTAAAGGGATCATCAAATGTGTTGCCTGTGGAGAAGACTGATGGCTGTTCGCATAGTGATGAATCAGATTTAGCTATGGCAGTACCATCTGAGGTGTGTGTGGAAAATGTAAGTACTGAGAGACTTGTCCGCGGTGAAGACCTGGTTTCGAAAACTCATCATCCTCCAGAAATTCCTTCTGTAGATCAGTTTAATGATACAGATAGTCGAGATTTGAAAGATTGTTTATCGGAGCCAAATGTTTCTCTTAGCAAAGATCTTACTGATTGTGCGAGTGAGAGTCTTGTTGAGCGCGGCGTTAGCCAGAGTGCTGCAACATTTTGTGATAAATTACCCAGCTTGTCTGCTTTCATAACTGAAACAAATCCTGCAGTTGGAATGAATGGTATGTCTGGTAATGAAACAGTTGCGGATACTGAATCTACTCTCCAAGAAATTCAACCATGTACAACAGTATGCAAGTTGTTCCCTGAAGATCGTTTGGAATGTGGATCATCTGGTGCAATTGGTTCTGTCCGGAATCTCTCTGCGGATAAAAATCTGGAAAAGGATCTTTCAAAGGTCAGTTCGTGCTTAGTATCTGATAGTTCTGTTAGTCCTTGTGATATTTCTCCCTTGGAGGTAGTGAATGAccatatacaaaacaaaacatcttttcaaGCTAACTACAGTGATTCTCAAGGTGCCATCATGCATAAGGAAAATGATTGTGCTGAAAGCATTGAGGTAGAAGAGAAAGCGAAGACTTCTGGTGGAACTTCTAAGTACAGCACTCCGGGAACTAATATTATTGCTGGTAGTGGGGACTCAGTGCTTTCATGTGATTCTTTGTCCAGCTCATCAAGGCGTAACTTCCGGCAGATACGGAGTGAAGTTCATGTGGTTGATGCAAATAgcaaagataaagagaaaccCAAGCCTTCTGGTCGTACTTCTAAGTACAAAACTTCAGGAACTGATATTGTTGCTGTTAGGAGGGATTCAGTGTTTCCATGTGATTCTCTACCCAGCTCGCCAAGGCTGTGCAGAAAGTTACGGAGTGAAATTCATGTTGCTTCCATGGTTGATGAAACTTCTAAGCACAGAACTCCAGGAACTGATATTATTGCTGGTAGTGGAGATTCAGTGTTTCCAAGTAATGAAACTAGCAAAGGTAAAGAGAGTCAAAAAGGAGATAGCCTTTTAGATAGTTTACAAGAGCAAATCATGACCTCCCATGAGGTAACCCAGCCAACCCAGCCAGGTAGTTCTTCGGCGCATTTTGATTTAGTTATGAAGACAAATGGTGATCCAATAGAGAAGCTGACTGATATAACTTCTAATGTTGGCTCTCAAGAAAATGACTCACTGAACAGTGCTAAGACTGGTATATTTGATGGTGAAGCGTTATCATCTGATGGTAAAGTTTCTGGAACTGAAGTTCCTGGTGATTCAGGTGTACGTGTGTCCAGATCATACTCACATGCGGATGTGAAATTTGCATTGACCCATGTTAAAGATCATGTAGTCTCTGTGCCACATCGGGATTTCCAAAGTAAGACATCTATGAGTTCTAAGCATGAaatagaaaagaggaaaaagaaatcCAACTACTCTACTCAGAAAAGAGTTCCCAGTTCACTGCCTTTTGTCTCTGAAACGAAGAAAACTGCTAACCCTCCGATTCATACCACGAAGCGTCACACTTGGCATCGAAAGTCCGaaacttctccttcttcttttgtagCTGCCAAGCCTTTGTCGTCGACTTTGCCTACAAAACAGATTTTTCCCAAAGTGACTGCGCAATCTAGTAGTAGTTATGTACGTAAAGGGAATAGTCTTCTTCGAAAACCCCCACATGGTTCTCCTGCTGTTGCCCTTGGAATGCCTTCATCTGCTATCCAGTTGAATAATTTCACTGTCGAAGACAAAAGCACGGGATCGTCCAGTATGGTTGATGTTGATAACATTTCTTCTCTTGTTAACAATGGAAAAATACTTACTCTTGAGAAGCAGTCAAAGCCTCCCTCAGACAGCAGCACTTCCAAAGTATCAAATGCCATTGTTACTTCATCAGGAAAATGTGCATTATCTTGCAGCATGGATCACCTTACCACCGGTTTACCTGAGTCTATCATGGATTCTGCTACATCAGGAGAAGCTAATGTTCCACTCTCTGGTGGGGATATATTCAAGACATCTGACACACTAATTCAGACAG GCTACGCTTCAGATTGCCAGCAGAAGAGAAATCCGCCTAACTTGGATTCTCTAAATTTGAAACAAATGGTATATGTCAAGAGAAAGGCAAATCAGTTGGTTGCGGCTTCAGATATTCATGGTGTAAGTCTTAACCAGATTTCTCCCTCTGATGGGTACTTTAAGCGAAGTAAAAATCAGCTAGTAAGAAATTCAGAGAGCTTTGTCAATCAGTCACTTTCCTTGCCTGATGATGCTTTAGATACACGATCAGCTGCAAACATGGTTTCAGAAAGATCTTCTAGCTCAGCATTCTCTGACTCTG CTGGCATGCGACCATTTAAGCAATCAAAGTTTTCTCTGGTTTGGACACAAAATGATCAGCAGCCAAGAAAGCCCATAGCTCACATGCGATATCAGAAGATTTTGCCACAACTTGTTCCTTGGAAAAGAGTGACATACTGGAAAAGATTAATGAATTCAGTGTCGGCTTACCGAAATGGTTCTTTTTCCAACATTAG CCAAAAGTTATCAATGATGAGGAAGAGACATACAGTTTACACAAGATCAACTAATGGGTATTCACTTAGAAAATCCAAGGTATTAAGTATTGGTGGGTCGCATTTAAAATGGTCCAAGTCCATCGAGAGAGTCTCGAGAAAAGCTAATGAG GAAGCCACCTTGGCTGTGGCTGCATTCTCAAAGAAAGAAAGCGAGAAGAATTCTGATACTAGGACAACGAGCAGAAACCATCTGGCAC GAGAGCGCGTTTTCAGGTTTGGTTCCCTTCGTTATAAAATGGACTCTTCAAGACGAACCCTTCAGAGAATATCTG ATGTTGATTTACCGTGCGCTGGAACTTCTGAAAAAGGAAAGGGTGTGAAAAGACCGTTTATTCCAAAGAGATTGGTGATCGGCAATGAAGA ATATGTTCGGTTCGGAAATGGTAACCAGCTTGTCAGAGATCCAAAGAAACGAATTCGTGTGCTGGCAAATGAGAAAGTCAGATGGAGCCTGCACAATGTCAGGTTGCGGTCGgctaaaaagaagaagtactGCCAGTTTTTCACAAGATTTGGGAAATGCAACAAAGATGACGGAAAATGTCCTTATGTTCATGACTCCTCGAAAATTGCAGTCTGCACCAAGTTTTTGAATGGATTGTGTGCCAATGCAAATTGCAAATTGACTCACAAG GTCATTCCAGAAAGGATGCCTGATTGCTCTTATTTTCTGCAAG GCCTATGCAACAATGAGGCATGTCCATATAGACATGTGCATGTCAACCCGACCGCCGCTATATGTGATGGGTTTTTAAAGGGATACTGTTCAGATGGAGACGAG TGCCGGAAGAAGCATTCCTATATCTGCCCGGTTTTTGAAGCTACTGGATCATGCTCTAAAGGATCGAAATGCAAGCTCCACCACCCCAAGTtacaaagcaaagaaagaaagaggaaaagacCAAGCGAACCATCACAAAAAAATGCCCGTGGGCGTTACTTTGGTTCACTTCACAATGTCCTTTCCGAGTCTGAGCCAATGGTATTCGATAGATGTTCAACTGATAGTGAAGTTTTCGGAATGGAAGGCCTCGATTTTATAGCTCTTGGCAATACTGAGTATGAAGCCAGTGATAACAGTGATCCAGCCACCGAGCAATCTATCTCTCGTGATAGTGATTCACCAATTTCAATATACAATCTAATCAGACCAGTAGCTCTGATGCAGTAA